A section of the Flavobacteriales bacterium genome encodes:
- a CDS encoding PA0069 family radical SAM protein, whose product MDDGKVVKGRGADRQVANRFLRHHYGVADWSGIDEPELGVDQATKLLPTFPRSILNRVDSPDLPFTWSLNPYQGCEHGCSYCYARPTHEYWGYSAGFDFERVILVKREAPVLLEKALRASAWKAEPIMLSGATDPYQPVERQERLTRACLEVCARFGQPVSVITKNALVLRDIDLLAEMARERRAAVAISLTTLNEDLRRVLEPRTSTAANRLKAMELLAAAGVPVYAMIAPVIPTLNEPEIPALLRAARDAGASGAGYTVLRTNGPVEPIFRAWLQHHFPERAAKVIAQTSALHGGRMHDARSGVRLRGEGPFALQIHRLFTVMRRRIFGQSSFPALDSSGFRPPPQGQLELFPTGEG is encoded by the coding sequence ATGGATGACGGGAAGGTCGTCAAGGGTCGAGGCGCGGACCGCCAGGTGGCGAACCGCTTCCTGCGGCACCACTACGGTGTGGCGGACTGGAGCGGCATCGACGAGCCCGAACTGGGGGTGGATCAGGCCACGAAGCTGCTGCCCACCTTCCCGCGCAGCATCCTCAACCGGGTGGACAGTCCGGACCTGCCCTTCACCTGGAGCCTCAACCCCTACCAGGGCTGCGAGCACGGCTGTAGCTATTGCTACGCCCGGCCCACGCACGAGTACTGGGGCTACAGCGCGGGCTTCGATTTCGAGCGGGTGATCCTGGTGAAGCGCGAGGCTCCGGTGCTGCTGGAGAAGGCGCTGCGCGCCTCCGCGTGGAAGGCCGAGCCCATCATGCTCTCCGGGGCGACGGATCCCTATCAGCCGGTGGAAAGGCAGGAGCGGTTGACGCGGGCCTGCCTGGAGGTGTGCGCGCGCTTCGGGCAGCCCGTGAGCGTGATCACCAAGAACGCGCTCGTGCTGCGCGACATCGACCTGCTGGCTGAAATGGCCCGTGAGCGCCGGGCGGCCGTGGCCATCAGCCTCACCACCCTGAACGAGGACCTGCGCCGTGTGCTGGAGCCCCGCACGAGCACCGCAGCGAACCGGCTGAAAGCGATGGAACTGCTCGCTGCGGCAGGTGTCCCGGTGTACGCCATGATCGCGCCGGTGATCCCGACACTGAACGAACCGGAGATCCCCGCGTTGCTGCGGGCCGCGCGGGATGCGGGCGCCAGCGGGGCCGGCTACACCGTCCTGCGCACCAACGGCCCGGTGGAGCCCATCTTCCGCGCCTGGCTGCAGCACCACTTCCCCGAGCGTGCCGCCAAGGTGATCGCCCAGACCAGCGCCTTGCACGGCGGACGCATGCACGATGCCCGCTCCGGTGTCCGCTTGCGCGGCGAAGGCCCGTTCGCGCTGCAGATCCACCGCCTGTTCACCGTGATGCGTCGGCGCATCTTCGGGCAGAGCAGCTTCCCCGCGCTGGACAGCTCCGGGTTCAGGCCTCCGCCGCAGGGGCAGCTGGAGCTGTTCCCGACAGGGGAAGGGTGA
- a CDS encoding prolipoprotein diacylglyceryl transferase — protein sequence MSERRGWIDRLATRWNVSPSRVLIILVVFACTGFTVMFLKRPVVAWFTGGEQRAVFTVLYYLLILPVYNVLLLAYGAIFGQFRFFWAFEKRFFGRLFGRRPR from the coding sequence ATGAGCGAGCGCAGGGGTTGGATCGATCGGCTGGCGACGCGGTGGAACGTGAGCCCGTCGCGGGTGCTGATCATCCTCGTCGTGTTCGCCTGCACCGGTTTTACGGTGATGTTCCTCAAGCGGCCCGTGGTGGCCTGGTTCACCGGAGGGGAACAGCGCGCGGTGTTCACCGTGCTGTACTACCTGCTGATCCTGCCCGTGTACAACGTGCTGCTGCTGGCCTACGGGGCGATCTTCGGTCAGTTCCGCTTCTTCTGGGCCTTCGAGAAGCGCTTCTTCGGCCGGCTCTTCGGCCGCCGTCCGCGTTGA
- a CDS encoding very short patch repair endonuclease, which translates to MSPRTYLRDGRAPVPRDPRVSATMSRIRAKHTGPELLVRKALRELGLTGYRLHYAKAPGRPDITFVGRKVAVFVHGCFWHGCPHCQPRRPKTHAGFWNAKLDRNSERDAEKVRALQQAGWTVFTLWECRVRKSVGKEVGRVMRRLAGGPAVQRGRRPKSRPKKRFSKAQKKRN; encoded by the coding sequence GTGTCCCCCCGCACCTACCTCCGCGACGGCCGCGCGCCCGTGCCCAGGGACCCGCGCGTGAGCGCCACCATGAGCCGCATCCGGGCGAAGCACACCGGACCGGAGCTGCTGGTGCGCAAGGCCTTGCGCGAGTTGGGACTTACGGGCTACCGCCTCCACTACGCCAAGGCGCCGGGAAGGCCTGACATCACCTTCGTGGGCCGCAAGGTGGCGGTGTTCGTGCACGGCTGCTTCTGGCATGGCTGTCCGCATTGCCAACCCCGCCGGCCCAAGACCCACGCCGGTTTCTGGAATGCGAAGCTCGACCGCAACAGCGAACGCGATGCCGAAAAGGTCCGGGCGCTGCAGCAGGCGGGCTGGACGGTGTTCACCCTGTGGGAGTGCCGGGTGAGGAAGTCGGTGGGGAAGGAGGTGGGGCGGGTGATGCGCCGTCTGGCAGGCGGGCCTGCGGTTCAACGCGGACGGCGGCCGAAGAGCCGGCCGAAGAAGCGCTTCTCGAAGGCCCAGAAGAAGCGGAACTGA
- the thpR gene encoding RNA 2',3'-cyclic phosphodiesterase: MRLFIAAPIPDTWHHRLRGLLTGLDLTGWAPTHPAGWHLTVRFIGERRPAEVDAVTAMLHQVCASTAPYVLNASILCTMPAEKPGMIWLRSAPYGAHRDLHLRLSHALDLPPDDREPFWPHVTLARSTIRPPAPIVERTVPGDLRVDRLALYESRREPVGMRYSALLTLPLSGTAPAAPAAEA, from the coding sequence ATGCGCCTCTTCATCGCCGCACCGATCCCCGACACCTGGCATCATCGCCTTCGCGGCCTCTTGACCGGGCTCGATCTCACCGGCTGGGCACCGACCCACCCGGCCGGCTGGCACCTCACCGTGCGCTTCATCGGCGAGCGCCGACCTGCGGAGGTCGACGCGGTCACCGCCATGCTGCACCAGGTCTGTGCCTCCACGGCACCGTACGTGCTGAACGCTTCGATCCTGTGCACCATGCCTGCGGAAAAGCCGGGCATGATCTGGCTGCGGTCCGCCCCGTACGGCGCCCACCGCGATCTGCATCTGCGGCTGTCCCACGCCCTCGACCTGCCGCCGGACGACCGTGAGCCCTTCTGGCCGCACGTGACCCTGGCGCGGAGCACGATCCGACCGCCTGCGCCGATCGTGGAGCGCACCGTGCCGGGAGACCTCCGCGTGGACCGACTGGCGCTCTACGAGAGCCGGCGCGAACCCGTCGGCATGCGGTATTCGGCGCTCCTCACCCTTCCCCTGTCGGGAACAGCTCCAGCTGCCCCTGCGGCGGAGGCCTGA
- a CDS encoding acylphosphatase, which yields MSSPVRVRLLIQGTVQGVWYRKHAADEAIRLGLTGWVRNLPDGRVEAAAQGPQEAVDHFVAWCRQGPPLARVTAVEVHAEPVQHTADFVIRR from the coding sequence ATGTCCAGCCCGGTCCGCGTCCGCCTACTGATCCAGGGCACCGTACAGGGCGTGTGGTACCGCAAGCACGCCGCCGACGAGGCCATCCGCCTGGGCCTCACGGGTTGGGTGCGCAACCTGCCCGATGGCCGCGTGGAGGCCGCAGCGCAAGGTCCGCAGGAAGCGGTGGACCACTTCGTGGCCTGGTGCCGGCAGGGCCCTCCCCTCGCCCGGGTCACCGCCGTGGAGGTACACGCTGAACCCGTGCAGCACACCGCGGACTTCGTCATCCGCCGCTGA
- a CDS encoding PD40 domain-containing protein produces MWCLRLAVLTLATPYSPLATLAQPPGGYTTKESKAIKLYQDGLDAMHARKWDAAEGSLKKAAAFDERFVEPRFALAELYDMKGNDPEAMKWYREAIGIAPRFFPNAYLHLADIEFRNQDFAAAEGHYKSYLELEDEPVRRQRAKLGMDNCTFAAKAILQPVPFEPKNMGPAVNSPNAEYYPCVTADDRTLLFTRDLPDGASPWGHQEDFYVSTRDEHGAWTPARPVAGVVTPANEGAGTLSPDGRFIIFTACAGIDGDYGAGRKGLGSCDLFISRRIGNRWSPPDNLGAPVNSRNWESQPSLGSDGRTLYFVRGMQARDGIQNMDIFVTRIQDDGTFSAPEKLGPQINTPFQEESVQIHPDGRTLYFSSNGHPAFGGLDIFVSRKGEDDVWGPALNLGWPINSGGDENSLLVSADGRIAYFASDRAGGLGELDLYSFELYPEARPEAVTYIRGVVTDITNGKPVEADVELYDLTTGKLATAAYSDPSNGEFLVCLPTGRDYALNATAEGYLFFSANYSVAAAKDGVPPALEAKLSPLTSGSSITLRNIFFNTASAELLPASNTELDKLLRLMKANPSMRIEVAGHTDNVGADPDNQRLSEQRAAAVAKFLTSYGIDAARVTSTGYGESRPVASNETEEGRALNRRTEVLVK; encoded by the coding sequence GTGTGGTGCCTGCGCCTCGCAGTGCTCACACTCGCCACTCCATACTCGCCACTCGCCACGCTTGCCCAACCCCCCGGCGGCTACACCACCAAGGAGAGCAAGGCCATCAAGCTGTACCAGGACGGGCTGGACGCCATGCACGCGCGCAAGTGGGACGCGGCGGAAGGGAGCTTGAAGAAGGCGGCCGCCTTCGACGAGCGATTCGTGGAACCGCGCTTCGCACTGGCCGAGCTGTACGACATGAAGGGCAACGATCCGGAGGCCATGAAGTGGTACCGAGAGGCCATCGGGATCGCCCCGCGCTTCTTCCCGAACGCCTATCTGCATCTGGCCGACATCGAGTTCCGCAACCAGGACTTCGCTGCGGCGGAGGGGCATTACAAGAGCTACCTGGAGCTGGAGGATGAGCCGGTGCGGCGGCAGCGCGCCAAACTCGGGATGGACAACTGCACGTTCGCGGCCAAGGCCATCCTGCAGCCGGTGCCCTTCGAGCCGAAGAACATGGGCCCGGCGGTGAACTCACCCAACGCCGAGTACTACCCCTGCGTCACCGCCGACGACCGCACCCTGCTGTTCACGCGCGACCTGCCCGATGGGGCTTCGCCATGGGGGCACCAGGAGGACTTCTACGTGAGCACCCGCGATGAGCATGGCGCGTGGACCCCGGCCCGGCCGGTGGCCGGGGTGGTGACCCCGGCGAACGAAGGGGCCGGCACCCTGTCGCCGGACGGACGCTTCATCATCTTCACCGCCTGCGCGGGCATCGACGGCGACTACGGGGCCGGGCGCAAGGGTCTGGGCAGTTGCGACCTCTTCATCAGCCGGCGCATCGGCAACCGCTGGAGCCCGCCGGACAACCTGGGCGCGCCCGTCAACTCGCGTAACTGGGAGAGCCAGCCCAGCCTGGGCAGCGATGGCCGCACGCTCTACTTCGTCCGTGGCATGCAGGCGCGCGACGGCATCCAGAACATGGACATCTTCGTCACCCGGATCCAGGACGACGGCACCTTCAGCGCACCGGAGAAGCTCGGGCCGCAGATCAACACACCCTTCCAGGAGGAGAGCGTGCAGATCCACCCGGATGGGCGCACCTTGTACTTCAGCAGCAACGGCCATCCGGCCTTCGGCGGGCTGGACATCTTCGTGAGCCGTAAGGGCGAGGACGATGTGTGGGGTCCCGCGCTGAACCTGGGCTGGCCCATCAACAGCGGGGGCGACGAGAACAGCCTCCTGGTGAGCGCCGATGGGCGCATCGCCTACTTCGCCAGCGATCGCGCCGGGGGGCTGGGCGAGCTGGACCTGTACAGCTTCGAGCTCTACCCCGAGGCCCGGCCCGAGGCGGTCACTTACATCCGCGGCGTGGTCACCGACATCACCAACGGCAAGCCGGTGGAGGCTGATGTAGAGCTGTACGACCTCACCACGGGCAAGCTGGCCACGGCGGCCTACAGCGATCCCAGCAACGGCGAGTTCCTGGTCTGTTTGCCCACCGGCCGGGACTATGCCCTGAACGCCACCGCCGAGGGCTACCTCTTCTTCAGCGCCAACTACAGCGTGGCGGCGGCGAAGGACGGGGTGCCGCCGGCGCTGGAGGCGAAGCTGAGCCCGCTCACCAGCGGCAGCAGCATCACCCTTCGCAACATCTTCTTCAACACCGCCAGCGCGGAACTGCTGCCTGCCAGCAACACCGAGCTGGACAAGCTGCTGCGGCTCATGAAGGCCAATCCGTCCATGCGGATCGAGGTGGCGGGCCACACGGACAACGTGGGCGCCGATCCGGACAACCAGCGGCTCAGCGAGCAGCGTGCGGCGGCCGTGGCGAAGTTCCTCACCAGCTACGGCATCGACGCAGCGCGGGTGACGAGCACAGGGTACGGTGAAAGCCGACCGGTGGCCAGCAACGAGACGGAGGAAGGGCGCGCGCTCAATCGACGGACGGAGGTGCTGGTGAAGTAG
- a CDS encoding PD40 domain-containing protein: MKRILLLAPLAALGCGTAPTDHQAPPPADTLTASADTALILPGETHFKSLKQLTFGGDNAEAYWSFANDRLVFQVTNPAWGDSCDQIRWFNPFTDDLKQGPPTKVSVNGGRTTCSYFLPGDSLVLFASTHEAGPGCPPVPERKPGGAYVWPLYDSFDIYVSDLQGGIRRKLTNSPGYDAEGTVSPKGDRIVFTSTRDGDLDLYTMAIDGSDVKRVTTELGYDGGAFFSPDGSKLVWRASRPKTPEEVKEYTDLLKKGLVQPTNMELFVANADGSDARQITSLGKANWAPYWHPSGSKIIFASNHLSERGFPFSLYLINVDGSGLERLTTSDTFDAFPVFTKDGKHLVFSSNRNNGGTRDTNLFLAEWKD, from the coding sequence ATGAAGCGCATACTTCTTCTCGCCCCGCTGGCAGCCCTGGGCTGCGGCACCGCCCCCACCGACCACCAGGCGCCGCCGCCGGCCGACACGCTGACCGCCTCGGCGGACACCGCGCTCATCCTGCCCGGCGAGACCCACTTCAAGAGCCTCAAGCAGCTCACCTTCGGCGGCGACAACGCCGAGGCCTACTGGAGCTTCGCCAACGACCGCCTGGTGTTCCAGGTGACCAATCCGGCGTGGGGCGATAGCTGCGACCAGATCCGCTGGTTCAACCCCTTCACCGACGACCTGAAGCAGGGGCCACCGACCAAGGTGAGCGTGAACGGGGGGCGCACCACCTGCAGCTATTTCCTGCCAGGCGACAGCTTGGTGCTCTTCGCCAGCACGCACGAGGCCGGGCCCGGCTGTCCGCCGGTGCCCGAGCGCAAGCCGGGCGGCGCGTACGTTTGGCCGCTCTACGACAGCTTCGACATCTACGTGAGCGACCTGCAGGGCGGCATCCGCCGCAAGCTGACGAACAGCCCCGGATACGATGCCGAAGGGACGGTGAGCCCGAAGGGCGACCGCATCGTGTTCACCAGCACGCGCGATGGCGACCTGGACCTGTACACCATGGCCATCGACGGCAGCGATGTGAAGCGCGTGACCACCGAACTGGGCTATGACGGCGGGGCCTTCTTCAGCCCGGACGGCAGCAAGCTGGTGTGGCGCGCCAGCCGGCCCAAGACCCCCGAGGAGGTGAAGGAGTACACCGACCTCCTGAAGAAGGGGCTGGTTCAACCCACCAACATGGAGCTCTTCGTGGCCAACGCCGACGGCAGCGATGCGCGGCAGATCACCAGCCTGGGCAAGGCCAACTGGGCCCCGTACTGGCATCCCTCCGGCAGCAAGATCATCTTCGCCAGCAACCACCTCTCCGAGCGCGGTTTTCCCTTCAGCCTTTACCTGATCAACGTGGACGGCAGCGGTCTGGAGCGCCTCACCACCAGCGACACCTTCGATGCCTTCCCGGTGTTCACCAAGGATGGGAAGCACCTTGTGTTCAGCAGCAACCGCAACAACGGCGGCACGCGCGATACCAACCTCTTTCTGGCCGAGTGGAAGGATTGA
- a CDS encoding phosphodiester glycosidase family protein, protein MRTVLLFLPLLLSAAPRPAQDSRFAQRWVDPGKEVITLHWKDAKGQVLGNIGALEQELKRTGRTLRFAMNGGMYDPQQAPVGLYVEEGRELHKLNTATGGTGNFTMQPNGVFGIEADGKAFVRTTQAMKQAPTPRFATQSGPMLLVDGTINAQFRQGSTNLHIRNGVGIRPDGQLLFVISREPVNFFDLATHFKEQGCTHALYFDGAVSRAYIPEEGLKQMDGVLGVMVAVVDQGIPVPTSPAPPSVD, encoded by the coding sequence ATGCGCACGGTCCTGCTGTTCCTCCCCCTCTTGCTCAGCGCTGCACCGCGGCCCGCCCAGGACAGCCGCTTTGCCCAGCGTTGGGTGGACCCCGGGAAGGAGGTCATCACCCTGCATTGGAAGGACGCCAAGGGACAGGTGCTCGGGAACATCGGCGCCCTGGAGCAGGAACTGAAGCGCACCGGAAGGACCCTTCGCTTCGCCATGAACGGCGGCATGTACGACCCGCAGCAGGCGCCGGTGGGGCTGTACGTGGAGGAGGGCCGGGAGCTGCACAAGCTGAACACGGCCACCGGTGGCACCGGCAACTTCACCATGCAGCCGAACGGCGTCTTCGGCATCGAGGCCGATGGCAAGGCCTTCGTGCGCACCACACAGGCCATGAAGCAGGCACCCACGCCGCGGTTCGCCACGCAGAGCGGTCCCATGCTGCTGGTGGACGGCACCATCAACGCCCAGTTCCGGCAGGGCAGCACCAACCTGCACATCCGCAATGGCGTGGGCATCCGACCCGATGGCCAATTGCTCTTTGTGATCAGCCGTGAACCGGTGAACTTCTTCGACCTGGCCACCCACTTCAAGGAGCAGGGCTGCACCCACGCGCTCTACTTCGATGGCGCCGTGAGCCGCGCGTACATCCCCGAGGAGGGCTTGAAACAGATGGACGGCGTGCTGGGGGTGATGGTGGCGGTGGTGGACCAGGGGATCCCGGTCCCTACTTCACCAGCACCTCCGTCCGTCGATTGA